Proteins encoded by one window of Bacillota bacterium:
- a CDS encoding enoyl-CoA hydratase/isomerase family protein, with translation MEFQNLLLQKEGHIAVITLNRPEVRNALDSKTWAEIRRAARDCRYNQDVRVVIITGAGGKAFASGADIRTLSERETLEVLKSEAQETLNDVENLDKPVIAAIDGFALGGGCELALACDIRIATSSSKLGQPEVNLGIIPGAGGTQRLQRVVGIGKAKELIFTGDIISAREAREIGLVNKVVEQSEDLLPAVQEMANKILGKGPMAVSLAKAAINVGANTDIHSGLLFEKLAQTIAFSTEDRIEGTTAFLEKRKPNFKNK, from the coding sequence ATGGAATTTCAAAATTTGCTATTGCAAAAAGAAGGGCATATTGCCGTCATTACTTTAAACCGCCCGGAAGTGCGTAATGCACTGGATTCTAAAACATGGGCGGAAATTCGCCGGGCCGCCCGGGACTGCCGTTATAACCAGGATGTGCGCGTGGTTATCATTACGGGGGCGGGCGGTAAAGCATTTGCATCCGGAGCGGATATTCGCACCCTAAGTGAGCGCGAAACCCTGGAAGTGTTGAAAAGTGAAGCTCAGGAAACATTAAATGATGTGGAGAACCTTGATAAACCGGTAATTGCCGCCATCGACGGGTTTGCCCTGGGTGGCGGGTGCGAGTTGGCACTGGCCTGTGACATAAGAATCGCCACCAGTAGCTCCAAACTGGGCCAGCCCGAGGTTAATCTGGGCATCATCCCCGGGGCCGGAGGCACCCAGCGCCTGCAGAGAGTTGTGGGTATAGGCAAGGCCAAGGAACTTATTTTTACCGGTGATATTATCAGCGCCCGGGAAGCCAGAGAAATTGGCCTGGTAAATAAAGTAGTAGAGCAGAGTGAAGACTTATTGCCGGCGGTCCAGGAAATGGCTAATAAAATACTGGGCAAGGGGCCCATGGCGGTCAGCCTGGCTAAAGCCGCTATTAATGTGGGTGCCAATACTGATATTCACTCCGGGTTGCTTTTTGAAAAGTTGGCCCAGACAATCGCCTTTTCCACCGAAGACCGTATTGAAGGCACCACCGCCTTCCTGGAAAAGCGCAAGCCTAACTTTAAGAACAAATAG
- a CDS encoding thiolase domain-containing protein: MENVAIIGAGQTKYGDFPGQGVKELFAEAYLEMLQSVDRGLEQQRIGAAYIGSLSAGSGFQLGQLAPLLMGHVGLPHVNAVRIENACASGGYALYNAACAVASGKFDMVLAAGVEKMRDVSSNKGRYWLGVSGDTEYERLAGSTFAGIYALMASRYMHEYGLKRKHLSMVAAKNHSHAVANPKAQFRKEITIEQAMQGVPVAHPFNVWDCSPTSDGAAVVLLCNAKIAKEFTNKPVYLKGFGAASDYLAIHDRDSMTRLLATRRAANEAYKQAGVGPEDINFAEVHDCFTIAEILAYGDLGFAEEGRAQYLLEEGFTRADGKLPVNASGGLKAKGHPIGATGCGMASEVFKQLRDEAKEPSRQIKNARYALSHNVGGSGGTAAVFIYQRGDA, from the coding sequence GTGGAAAATGTGGCTATTATTGGTGCCGGGCAGACCAAATACGGTGATTTCCCCGGCCAGGGTGTAAAAGAACTGTTTGCAGAAGCTTACCTGGAAATGCTGCAGAGTGTAGACAGGGGCCTGGAGCAGCAGCGGATCGGGGCTGCCTATATCGGCAGCCTGAGCGCAGGCAGCGGATTTCAACTGGGTCAGCTGGCCCCGCTGCTCATGGGTCACGTGGGCCTGCCCCACGTCAATGCAGTACGTATTGAAAATGCCTGTGCCTCAGGAGGGTATGCATTATATAATGCTGCCTGTGCGGTGGCCTCCGGCAAATTTGATATGGTGTTGGCCGCGGGTGTGGAAAAGATGCGGGATGTTTCTTCCAACAAAGGTCGTTACTGGTTGGGGGTATCTGGGGATACAGAGTATGAGCGGCTGGCCGGTTCTACCTTTGCCGGCATCTATGCCCTGATGGCATCCAGGTACATGCACGAATACGGGTTGAAAAGGAAGCATCTGTCGATGGTAGCGGCAAAAAACCACAGTCACGCGGTAGCTAACCCCAAAGCCCAGTTCCGTAAAGAAATAACAATTGAACAGGCCATGCAGGGTGTGCCGGTGGCACATCCCTTTAACGTATGGGATTGCAGCCCTACCTCAGATGGTGCGGCGGTAGTACTGCTGTGCAACGCCAAGATTGCCAAAGAGTTTACTAATAAGCCGGTTTATCTAAAAGGTTTCGGAGCGGCCAGTGATTATTTGGCCATACACGACCGGGACAGCATGACCAGGCTGCTTGCAACCCGCAGGGCAGCTAATGAGGCGTATAAGCAGGCCGGTGTCGGACCCGAAGATATAAATTTCGCTGAGGTGCACGATTGTTTTACCATTGCTGAGATACTGGCTTACGGTGATTTAGGCTTTGCCGAGGAGGGACGGGCACAGTACTTACTGGAAGAAGGTTTTACCCGGGCGGATGGCAAACTGCCGGTTAATGCCAGCGGCGGCTTAAAGGCCAAAGGGCACCCCATTGGTGCCACCGGGTGCGGTATGGCCAGCGAAGTATTTAAACAACTGCGGGATGAGGCCAAGGAGCCCAGCCGGCAGATTAAAAATGCCAGGTATGCTTTATCCCACAATGTAGGTGGTTCCGGTGGAACAGCCGCGGTATTCATTTACCAGAGGGGGGATGCCTGA
- a CDS encoding 3-oxoacyl-ACP synthase has product MMTKSIISCGVYLPYLRIKREEYQSALGRCSAGMREKTVLDIDEDVITMAVEASRDALAGIDVSRVGVVTVASTGFPYQEKAQAGTLVEALGLEKNVLTAQHSNSTMSGTEALLAALSLLDQTEQPYALVVVSDAPVSGPDVDLEHGFGAAACAFVLAKDEPGLVFEGVYAQSGEAMGLRYRLPGETDIRDIGVKTFATLDYNETVKGAVTGLANKLGRNMTDYRHVVLHQADAKSATALAKKMGCTDEQIKEGVVYPYTGDTGACSSLLGLCRVLESACAGDCILISSHGSGSGSQALSFCLETPVLKSVAFEAVLGYKRYISYIQYLKQKRSI; this is encoded by the coding sequence CTGATGACTAAGAGTATTATATCCTGTGGAGTCTACCTGCCGTACCTGCGGATCAAGAGGGAGGAATATCAGAGCGCCCTGGGCAGATGTTCTGCCGGCATGCGGGAAAAAACAGTTTTAGACATAGATGAAGATGTGATCACTATGGCGGTGGAAGCGTCCAGAGACGCCCTGGCGGGGATTGATGTTTCCCGCGTGGGCGTGGTGACCGTAGCGTCCACCGGTTTCCCATACCAGGAAAAGGCCCAGGCCGGTACCCTGGTGGAGGCGCTGGGACTGGAAAAAAATGTGCTCACTGCCCAACATAGCAATTCCACCATGTCGGGCACCGAAGCCCTCCTTGCGGCGCTGTCCCTGCTGGACCAAACGGAACAGCCATATGCGCTGGTGGTTGTATCCGATGCTCCGGTGTCCGGGCCTGATGTGGACCTGGAGCACGGCTTCGGTGCCGCCGCCTGTGCCTTTGTGCTTGCTAAAGATGAGCCGGGCCTGGTATTTGAAGGCGTTTACGCCCAATCCGGGGAAGCCATGGGCTTGCGCTACCGGTTGCCGGGGGAAACAGATATCAGGGATATCGGAGTGAAAACCTTTGCCACGCTTGACTATAATGAAACGGTCAAGGGTGCGGTAACGGGGCTGGCTAATAAATTGGGCCGGAACATGACGGATTACCGTCATGTGGTTTTACACCAGGCAGATGCCAAAAGCGCCACTGCTCTGGCCAAAAAGATGGGCTGCACAGATGAGCAGATAAAAGAGGGGGTTGTTTATCCCTACACCGGTGATACCGGGGCCTGTTCGTCTTTGCTGGGTTTATGCCGGGTACTGGAATCAGCCTGTGCCGGGGACTGTATATTGATTTCTTCCCACGGCTCGGGTTCCGGAAGCCAGGCGCTTAGCTTTTGTTTGGAAACACCCGTGCTCAAAAGCGTTGCCTTCGAGGCTGTGCTTGGGTACAAAAGATATATTAGCTATATCCAATACCTAAAGCAAAAAAGAAGTATCTGA
- a CDS encoding Zn-ribbon domain-containing OB-fold protein has product MSAHISIPMYQRAVPQRYRLTGKRCKSCGKINFPPKAVCKYCLQGASFEDVRLSGKGAVYSYTVIAGGGAPPEFETEARCKGSYPVLIVELEEGPRVITQMVNPPKEGIAIGMPVQAVFRKIYEEEGVIRYGFKFSPA; this is encoded by the coding sequence ATGAGCGCTCATATATCCATTCCTATGTACCAGAGGGCGGTTCCCCAGCGCTACAGGTTAACTGGTAAGCGCTGTAAGTCCTGTGGTAAGATCAATTTTCCCCCTAAGGCGGTGTGCAAATACTGTTTGCAGGGTGCAAGCTTTGAGGATGTCCGGCTGAGCGGCAAGGGCGCGGTATATTCCTACACTGTCATTGCCGGGGGCGGCGCACCGCCCGAATTTGAAACGGAAGCCCGGTGTAAGGGCAGCTATCCCGTACTAATTGTTGAGCTGGAAGAAGGCCCCCGGGTGATTACCCAGATGGTTAACCCTCCTAAAGAAGGGATTGCCATAGGCATGCCGGTACAAGCAGTATTCAGAAAAATTTATGAGGAAGAAGGGGTAATCAGGTACGGGTTTAAATTTAGCCCGGCCTGA
- a CDS encoding response regulator transcription factor has translation MDKLNVLVCDDDSAIVDALEIYLKQENYGVVKAYSGIQVLKALSEQKIHLVLLDIMMPELDGLSTTIKIREELNIPIIILSAKSEDTDKITGLNFGADDYVTKPFNPLELMARVKSQMRRYTALGSLVSKNNILKTGSLELDVEAKELCVDGEPVKLTATEYGIVLFLMKNMGHVFSIEQIYEHVWNEPSYSAENTVPVHIRRIREKIEINPKEPKYLKVVWGIGYKIEKC, from the coding sequence ATGGATAAACTGAATGTCTTAGTGTGTGATGATGATAGCGCAATAGTTGATGCTTTGGAAATATACCTAAAGCAAGAAAATTACGGGGTAGTAAAAGCCTATAGCGGAATTCAGGTCTTAAAGGCTTTGTCTGAACAGAAAATCCATCTGGTTCTGCTGGATATCATGATGCCGGAACTGGATGGCCTGTCTACAACGATAAAGATTCGTGAGGAACTAAATATCCCTATTATAATACTATCCGCCAAATCAGAGGATACGGATAAAATTACCGGGCTAAACTTTGGTGCCGATGATTATGTAACCAAACCATTTAACCCGCTGGAGCTAATGGCCAGGGTCAAATCACAAATGCGCCGCTACACAGCGCTGGGCAGTTTGGTGTCCAAAAACAACATTTTAAAGACCGGCAGTTTAGAACTTGATGTAGAAGCTAAAGAATTATGCGTGGATGGGGAACCGGTTAAATTAACCGCAACTGAATATGGTATTGTGCTGTTCCTCATGAAAAATATGGGCCATGTATTTTCCATCGAACAAATATATGAGCATGTCTGGAACGAGCCGTCATATTCTGCGGAGAATACCGTTCCGGTACATATTAGACGTATCAGAGAAAAAATTGAAATCAATCCCAAAGAACCAAAATATTTAAAGGTGGTATGGGGAATTGGATACAAAATTGAAAAATGTTAA
- a CDS encoding Ger(x)C family spore germination protein: MKKLLLLTLALTLFMSGCWSRVELEERIIVAAVGFDTAKDPDKIEVTAQIIMPGQLGTTDNGGGNSKEAVNVYTDTGYNVFDALRNITRQTGKKLFLAEIGVFIVGESLARKDIGSVMDFIRRDAEPNIRSWVVVVKGRAKEALETQLTVEKVWALQITKMIQAAKFNAKAPMIDILDFEKATRSATTRPVVPVMTIGQEKETSQNSMYPSRKLVLGGSAIFKDYSLVGCLDEGESRGFLWIDGEVKSGIVVVPHPGGEEQLMALEIIRASSEVKPAISNDGNMSIKIKVNEEGNIGEIRPDHIELFYPENIKMLEKAKQTVIQNEVLAAIEKAQDLNADIFGFGEAVRRKYPKEWPQYEKKWDELFPLLDVQVEVEAKIRRTGMIINPQPD, translated from the coding sequence GTGAAGAAACTACTACTACTTACCTTGGCTTTAACATTATTCATGAGCGGTTGCTGGAGCCGCGTAGAGTTAGAAGAAAGGATAATCGTAGCAGCTGTCGGATTTGATACAGCCAAAGATCCTGACAAGATAGAGGTTACAGCCCAGATAATAATGCCGGGGCAACTAGGAACCACTGACAATGGTGGCGGTAATTCCAAGGAAGCAGTAAACGTATATACTGATACAGGGTATAACGTTTTTGATGCCTTACGAAATATAACCCGGCAAACCGGAAAAAAGTTATTTCTTGCTGAGATAGGGGTATTCATTGTGGGTGAAAGTCTGGCACGAAAGGACATCGGCTCAGTCATGGATTTTATTAGGCGTGATGCTGAGCCCAATATTAGGTCTTGGGTTGTTGTGGTTAAAGGACGGGCTAAGGAGGCCCTTGAAACTCAGCTGACTGTAGAAAAGGTATGGGCATTACAAATAACAAAAATGATTCAAGCGGCTAAATTTAATGCTAAGGCTCCTATGATAGATATTCTTGATTTTGAAAAGGCTACCAGGAGTGCAACCACTCGCCCTGTGGTTCCAGTAATGACTATTGGTCAAGAAAAAGAAACCTCTCAAAATTCAATGTATCCCAGCAGAAAGCTGGTCTTGGGTGGTTCGGCAATTTTTAAAGATTACAGTTTAGTGGGATGCTTGGATGAAGGGGAAAGCCGGGGTTTTCTTTGGATAGATGGTGAAGTGAAAAGTGGGATTGTTGTTGTTCCTCACCCAGGGGGTGAGGAACAGTTAATGGCTTTGGAAATAATTAGGGCAAGCAGTGAAGTTAAACCAGCCATCAGTAACGACGGCAATATGTCTATTAAAATAAAGGTTAATGAAGAAGGTAACATTGGTGAAATCAGACCGGACCATATTGAACTATTTTATCCAGAAAACATTAAGATGCTGGAAAAAGCAAAACAAACAGTTATACAGAATGAAGTATTAGCAGCAATCGAAAAGGCTCAGGATTTAAATGCAGACATATTCGGTTTTGGAGAAGCGGTACGAAGGAAATATCCTAAGGAATGGCCGCAGTATGAAAAAAAGTGGGATGAATTATTTCCCCTCCTGGACGTTCAAGTGGAAGTAGAAGCGAAGATCAGGCGCACCGGTATGATTATTAACCCTCAACCGGATTAA
- a CDS encoding acyl-CoA dehydrogenase: MDFSLTDEMRDMKRTIRDFVDNEVEPCSMQIEDEDHIPRHLIDQAKEMGLFGMSIPEQYGGLGLNMVEKCLLLEELGRANMSFTTYIAAHTGIGTTGIVELAGEEIKQKYLPGLASGEKLGAFALTEPDSGSDATNMKTSAVLKGDKWILNGMKHFITNAPEANVFTVIAVTDKEKGARGGFTAFVVEKDFPGFSIGTVEKKMGLRGSHTSEVIFEDCEVPRENVLGLEGKGYSSALKILSKGRVALGARCVGACDKLIELAVQYAQQRVQFGKPIANFQAIQWMLADMATDTEAARALTYRVAWMVDQGIPVMKEGPMAKLFASEALGRVVDKAVQVHGGMGYMKEFQVERFYRDARLTRIYEGTNEIQRMVIAGRLLKEMEI; this comes from the coding sequence GTGGACTTTAGCCTGACTGATGAAATGAGAGACATGAAGCGCACTATTCGCGATTTTGTGGATAACGAAGTGGAACCTTGTTCTATGCAAATAGAAGATGAAGACCATATTCCCCGCCACCTGATTGACCAGGCCAAGGAGATGGGCCTTTTCGGCATGAGCATCCCGGAACAATATGGTGGGCTGGGCCTGAACATGGTGGAAAAATGCCTGCTGCTGGAAGAGCTGGGCCGGGCCAATATGAGTTTCACTACTTATATTGCTGCCCACACGGGCATTGGCACTACCGGCATTGTAGAACTGGCCGGCGAGGAGATAAAACAAAAATATTTGCCCGGACTGGCCAGCGGGGAAAAGTTGGGTGCTTTCGCCCTTACCGAGCCCGATTCCGGTTCGGATGCCACTAATATGAAGACCTCCGCTGTTTTAAAGGGCGACAAGTGGATTTTAAACGGCATGAAGCACTTTATCACCAATGCTCCTGAAGCAAATGTATTTACCGTTATTGCCGTAACGGACAAGGAAAAAGGTGCCCGTGGTGGCTTCACTGCATTTGTAGTGGAAAAAGACTTTCCGGGCTTTTCCATAGGTACTGTTGAAAAGAAGATGGGCCTGCGCGGCTCGCATACCTCGGAGGTAATTTTTGAGGACTGTGAAGTACCCAGGGAAAATGTGCTGGGGCTGGAAGGCAAAGGTTACTCCAGCGCACTGAAAATATTGAGCAAAGGCAGGGTGGCACTGGGGGCCCGCTGCGTGGGGGCCTGTGATAAATTAATTGAGTTAGCGGTCCAATATGCTCAACAGCGGGTGCAGTTTGGTAAACCCATTGCCAACTTTCAGGCTATACAGTGGATGCTGGCGGATATGGCTACTGATACCGAAGCTGCCCGGGCACTGACCTACAGGGTAGCCTGGATGGTGGACCAGGGCATACCGGTGATGAAAGAAGGACCCATGGCTAAACTTTTTGCCTCCGAGGCCCTGGGACGCGTGGTTGATAAGGCGGTGCAGGTACATGGCGGCATGGGATACATGAAGGAATTCCAGGTGGAACGTTTTTACCGGGACGCCAGGTTGACCCGCATCTACGAGGGTACTAACGAAATTCAGCGCATGGTGATAGCCGGTAGGCTGCTTAAAGAAATGGAGATATAA
- a CDS encoding 3-hydroxyacyl-CoA dehydrogenase family protein codes for MASIEVKNICVAGAGNMGHQIALSAALAGYKVICTDISEEILTKAEKFADTYLPERVAKGKLAEDEAQAVRARISFTGDLTEAAQDADMVIEAAIEKLDIKHKIFADLDRICLPHTILATNSSYIVSSKIAGVTKRPAQVCNMHFFNPALVMKLVEVVKGPHVSDETVETVMDVCKKMGKIPVMLQKEIYGFLVNRIVSAIKTEALYIHDMGVASPEDIDAAVVHALGHPMGPFRLLDLTGIDLTYYVGMERYQETGDPKYKPSPIVVEKFVNKEWGRKTGKGFYNYCK; via the coding sequence ATGGCAAGTATTGAAGTTAAGAATATTTGTGTGGCCGGGGCGGGCAATATGGGGCACCAGATAGCCCTTTCTGCGGCCCTGGCAGGCTACAAAGTTATATGTACCGACATAAGCGAAGAAATTTTAACAAAGGCAGAAAAATTTGCTGATACTTACCTGCCGGAGAGGGTAGCCAAGGGTAAACTTGCCGAGGATGAGGCACAGGCTGTCCGGGCCAGGATATCCTTTACCGGTGATTTAACAGAAGCAGCACAAGATGCCGACATGGTAATCGAGGCTGCCATCGAAAAACTTGACATTAAACACAAAATATTTGCCGACCTGGACAGAATCTGTCTGCCACATACTATTTTAGCCACCAACAGCTCCTACATCGTCAGTTCTAAAATAGCCGGTGTTACCAAACGCCCGGCCCAGGTATGCAACATGCACTTTTTCAACCCGGCACTGGTCATGAAGCTGGTGGAAGTGGTCAAGGGACCGCATGTATCCGATGAGACCGTGGAAACAGTGATGGATGTATGTAAAAAGATGGGTAAGATACCCGTTATGCTGCAAAAAGAAATATACGGTTTTTTGGTCAACCGAATTGTGTCAGCCATAAAAACTGAAGCCCTGTATATTCACGACATGGGTGTGGCTTCGCCGGAGGATATCGACGCTGCGGTGGTACATGCCCTGGGTCACCCCATGGGACCGTTCAGGCTCCTTGATCTTACCGGTATAGATCTTACTTACTATGTAGGCATGGAGCGCTACCAGGAAACAGGTGATCCCAAGTACAAACCCTCACCCATTGTTGTGGAGAAATTCGTGAACAAAGAATGGGGACGCAAAACCGGCAAGGGATTTTATAACTACTGTAAATAG
- a CDS encoding HAMP domain-containing histidine kinase, translated as MDTKLKNVKYSPGAKIAAFIIVWLCVMSTVGSGLFLLYHYDTLNSKTYYDTSNFKHQFGRLVQDALEFNVKLKSEANIKAMDGAKEDFDLKSNLQRYYDLKNKISGTVNFAYYLKNTQTGETVINITAQDALALIQKQPTVVNYNQWTSGAEPYYPFSYEITQMLADTPYEFYAAVIEPLKPGDVFFDDFKSYSLYKELSTNVTILFITSIVLMLLAFIYLVTVTGRQERGGVITLSFVDRIYTDLHSVLVFIAAVISVVMVSSTNFTYPGRVELLFTGIIFGLGVLIGLNYILSMARQIKSKQLIKNTLIYKAFDLFFSGKAFKIWTLLLLLAYGAVNGILFALAAETREGFLIFFFLIIPFNVAAFYFAAKALVSLSHIMDGVKEISAGNIDYVLDRSQVSVAFAGFAKDIQSIQGGLKKAVIEAVKGERMKTDLIANVSHDLKTPLTSVINYVDLLKQEDLKSEKADDYLCVLEEKSARLKQLIEDLIEASKASSGNLAVNAEKIDLQELVMQACGEYEEKIKKAELDVHINAVDEKTFISADGKHMWRIVENLLSNVVKYSLPHSRVYINVSQSDQYGLLTVKNISANPLDIPPEQLTERFVRGDESRTMEGSGLGLSIAQSLTNIQGGRFKIRIDGDLFKVVLEMPLWLKAD; from the coding sequence TTGGATACAAAATTGAAAAATGTTAAATACTCGCCGGGGGCAAAAATTGCCGCTTTCATTATTGTATGGCTGTGCGTGATGAGCACTGTTGGAAGCGGCCTTTTTTTGTTGTATCATTATGACACCCTAAATAGTAAAACTTATTATGATACTTCCAATTTCAAGCATCAATTTGGCAGGTTGGTTCAAGATGCCTTGGAATTTAACGTTAAATTGAAAAGTGAAGCAAATATTAAAGCTATGGATGGTGCGAAAGAAGACTTTGACCTTAAAAGTAATTTGCAGCGCTATTACGACTTAAAAAATAAAATTTCCGGTACAGTTAATTTTGCGTACTATTTAAAGAATACCCAAACAGGAGAGACCGTCATCAATATAACGGCCCAAGATGCGCTTGCCTTAATACAAAAACAGCCTACCGTTGTAAATTATAACCAGTGGACATCCGGGGCGGAGCCGTATTATCCATTTAGCTATGAGATAACCCAAATGTTAGCGGATACACCGTATGAGTTTTATGCGGCGGTTATTGAGCCGTTAAAGCCGGGAGATGTATTTTTTGATGATTTTAAGAGTTATTCCCTATATAAAGAATTATCAACTAATGTGACCATTTTGTTTATAACATCAATAGTTTTGATGCTTTTAGCCTTTATTTATCTGGTCACGGTTACCGGGCGGCAGGAACGGGGAGGTGTAATAACCCTTTCCTTTGTAGACAGGATATATACCGATCTGCACTCCGTACTGGTTTTTATCGCTGCTGTGATCTCGGTGGTTATGGTAAGCTCAACAAACTTTACTTACCCTGGCCGGGTGGAATTACTTTTCACGGGCATTATCTTTGGGTTAGGCGTATTAATAGGTCTAAATTATATCCTGTCCATGGCCAGACAGATTAAGAGCAAACAGCTTATTAAAAACACACTGATTTATAAAGCTTTCGATTTATTCTTTAGCGGTAAGGCTTTTAAAATATGGACACTGCTGCTGCTCCTCGCGTATGGGGCGGTAAACGGTATTTTATTTGCATTAGCTGCAGAAACCCGTGAGGGATTTTTGATCTTTTTCTTTTTAATAATACCCTTTAATGTTGCTGCTTTTTATTTTGCGGCTAAGGCACTTGTGTCTTTATCACATATTATGGATGGTGTAAAGGAAATCTCAGCCGGTAATATAGACTATGTGTTAGATCGATCTCAGGTATCGGTTGCTTTCGCAGGTTTTGCAAAAGACATCCAAAGTATCCAGGGAGGGTTGAAAAAAGCCGTTATCGAGGCTGTTAAAGGGGAACGGATGAAAACCGACCTCATTGCTAATGTATCCCATGATTTGAAAACACCTTTAACCTCCGTTATCAATTATGTTGACTTGCTAAAGCAGGAGGATCTAAAAAGCGAAAAGGCCGATGATTATTTATGTGTTTTGGAAGAAAAGTCTGCCAGGTTAAAGCAACTAATTGAGGATTTAATTGAAGCGAGTAAGGCTTCAAGCGGTAATCTTGCTGTAAATGCGGAAAAAATTGATTTACAAGAACTGGTTATGCAGGCATGCGGTGAGTATGAGGAAAAGATTAAAAAAGCAGAGCTGGATGTGCACATTAATGCTGTAGATGAAAAGACATTTATATCTGCCGACGGAAAACATATGTGGCGCATAGTTGAAAATCTGTTGTCTAATGTAGTGAAATATTCACTGCCGCATTCACGAGTATACATTAATGTTTCCCAAAGTGACCAATATGGATTACTAACTGTAAAAAATATATCCGCTAATCCCCTTGATATTCCCCCTGAACAGCTGACAGAACGATTTGTTCGAGGGGATGAATCCAGAACGATGGAAGGATCAGGTCTGGGCCTTTCCATTGCCCAAAGTTTAACTAATATACAGGGAGGAAGGTTTAAGATAAGAATTGATGGTGATTTATTTAAAGTGGTTTTAGAAATGCCCTTATGGTTAAAAGCTGACTGA
- a CDS encoding thiolase family protein, with protein MREVYLVEGVRTGIAKAGKKSWFSNIRADDLAAKVINSVLERADITGAKREQVDDVLLGGTALTGEMGANIGRYATIMAGMPYSVPGCTVDRFCSSGLQTIAFAVSTIAMGWADMIIAGGVQHMTHIPMGMGANPNPRLGEFCDPNASSMGYTAEMVARKFNIGREKQDQFAVESHTKAHQATVEGLFQEEILPIEAVVPTGDGGTEKMVVNRDQGIRPGTTMETLAKLEPVFMQDEKATVTAGNASQTNDAAATVLVASKEKIKELGLKPKMRLVTYAVVGVDPQIMGIGPAVAIPKALKQAGMTIDQIDLWEINEAFASQALYCVEQLGIRNHPLLNPRGSGIALGHPLGCTGARIATTIMHEMPYYGAKYAVESMCIGHGQGAAAIWEWVG; from the coding sequence ATGAGAGAGGTTTATCTGGTTGAAGGGGTGCGCACAGGTATAGCCAAGGCGGGCAAAAAATCATGGTTTAGCAATATAAGAGCCGATGATTTGGCAGCCAAAGTAATTAATTCGGTCTTGGAACGGGCAGACATAACGGGCGCTAAGAGAGAGCAGGTAGATGATGTTTTGTTGGGCGGCACCGCCCTTACCGGGGAAATGGGCGCGAATATAGGCCGTTACGCAACGATTATGGCCGGCATGCCTTACAGTGTGCCGGGCTGCACGGTGGATCGGTTCTGTTCATCAGGCTTGCAGACTATAGCCTTTGCGGTTTCCACCATCGCCATGGGATGGGCTGACATGATCATTGCCGGCGGAGTGCAGCACATGACCCATATTCCCATGGGTATGGGAGCAAATCCCAATCCCAGGCTGGGGGAATTCTGCGACCCCAATGCCAGTTCCATGGGCTACACGGCTGAGATGGTAGCCCGCAAGTTCAATATCGGTAGGGAAAAACAGGATCAGTTTGCCGTGGAAAGTCATACTAAAGCCCATCAAGCCACTGTGGAAGGCCTGTTTCAGGAAGAAATATTGCCCATTGAAGCCGTTGTGCCCACCGGTGACGGGGGTACTGAAAAAATGGTGGTCAACCGGGACCAGGGCATTAGACCCGGTACCACAATGGAGACACTGGCCAAGTTAGAGCCCGTATTTATGCAGGATGAAAAAGCTACCGTTACCGCCGGCAACGCCAGCCAGACCAACGATGCCGCAGCTACTGTGCTGGTGGCCAGCAAGGAAAAAATTAAGGAGCTGGGTTTAAAACCCAAAATGAGACTGGTAACTTACGCAGTTGTCGGGGTTGATCCACAGATTATGGGTATCGGCCCGGCGGTGGCCATTCCCAAGGCGTTGAAGCAGGCCGGTATGACCATAGATCAGATTGACCTGTGGGAAATAAATGAAGCCTTTGCCTCCCAGGCTCTATATTGCGTTGAACAATTAGGCATTAGGAACCACCCACTTCTTAATCCCAGAGGCAGCGGCATTGCACTGGGTCACCCTCTGGGCTGCACCGGCGCCCGTATAGCCACAACTATTATGCACGAGATGCCCTATTACGGTGCAAAGTACGCAGTGGAGAGCATGTGTATAGGGCATGGGCAGGGTGCTGCGGCCATATGGGAGTGGGTTGGCTAG